In Spea bombifrons isolate aSpeBom1 chromosome 12, aSpeBom1.2.pri, whole genome shotgun sequence, the following proteins share a genomic window:
- the TMEM147 gene encoding transmembrane protein 147, with the protein MTLFHFGNCFALAYFPYFITYKCSGLSEYSAFWRCVQAGATYLCVQLCKMLFLATFFPTWEGAVGSYDFIGEFMKATVDLADLLGLHLVMSRNAGKGEYKIMVAAMGWATAELVMSRCLPLWVGARGIEFDWKYIQMSIDSNISLVHYMAVAALVWMWTRYDLPTHYRLPVTVLLGLSMYKAFLLESFVHVFLMGSWTALLLKAVVTGLLSFSCLTLFVSLVHSN; encoded by the exons ATGACTCTCTTTCATTTCGGGAATTGTTTCGCTTTGGCCTACTTCCCGTACTTCATTACGTACAAATGCAGCGGCCT GTCGGAATACAGCGCCTTCTGGAGATGTGTGCAGGCCGGGGCCACCTACCTGTGCGTGCAGCTCTGCAAG ATGCTGTTTCTCGCAACGTTCTTCCCCACGTGGGAAGGAGCCGTCGGATCCTATGACTTCATTGGG GAGTTCATGAAGGCCACGGTAGACTTGGCGGATTTGTTAGGACTGCACCTGGTGATGTCCCGCAACGCAGGGAAAGGAGAATACAAGATCATGGTGGCTGCCATGGGCTGGGCCACAGCTGAGTTGGTTATGTCCAG GTGTCTGCCCCTGTGGGTCGGTGCGCGTGGAATCGAATTTGACTGGAAGTACATCCAGATGAGCATAGATTCCAACATCAGCCTG GTGCACTACATGGCAGTGGCGGCCCTCGTGTGGATGTGGACGCGATACGACCTCCCCACACATTATCGGCTGCCGGTGACTGTGCTTCTAGGGCTCAGTATGTACAAAGCCTTTCTTTTGGA GTCTTTTGTGCACGTTTTTCTGATGGGCAGCTGGACGGCGCTCCTCCTGAAAGCCGTGGTCACCGGCCTCCTGTCCTTCAGCTGCCTCACGCTCTTTGTGAGCCTCGTCCACAGTAACTGA
- the LOC128469856 gene encoding chymotrypsin-like elastase family member 2A encodes MFPLLAIALLVAGASSCGVPTYQPSVSRVVNGEEVAPHSWPWQVSLQYLYNGYWYHTCGGTLVAPNWVLTAGHCISSSYTYRVQLGKHNLGQSESGQKTINVIKLINHSRWNPNNLAGGNDISLIKLQESVEYSDTIQPACLPPAGYILPNSFGCYVTGWGNLQTNGPSPDKLQQGLLLVVDHETCSQSDWWGRVVKTSMICAGGDGIISSCYGDSGGPLNCRNPDGAWEVHGVVSFGSSLGCNYYKKPSVFTRVSNYNSWISTTIASN; translated from the exons ATGTTTCCGCTGCTGGCAATAGCACTCCTGGTTGCTGgag CTTCCAGCTGTGGGGTCCCCACCTACCAGCCATCGGTATCCAGGGTCGTTAATGGAGAAGAGGTAGCTCCTCATAGCTGGCCTTGGCAG GTCTCACTCCAGTACCTTTACAATGGATACTGGTACCACACCTGCGGAGGGACTCTTGTTGCCCCAAACTGGGTTCTGACGGCTGGCCACTGTATCAG CTCTTCCTACACTTATCGCGTGCAGCTCGGAAAACACAACTTGGGACAGTCTGAGTCCGGGCAGAAAACCATCAACGTCATTAAGCTCATCAACCACTCCAGATGGAATCCCAATAACTTGGCAGGAGG AAATGACATTTCCCTCATCAAGCTACAAGAAAGTGTGGAATACAGCGACACCATCCAGCCGGCATGTCTGCCCCCTGCTGGATACATTCTGCCAAACAGCTTTGGTTGTTACGTTACCGGCTGGGGTAACCTGCAGA CCAATGGTCCATCCCCAGACAAGCTGCAGCAGGGTCTTCTGCTGGTTGTGGATCATGAAACATGTTCCCAGTCTGACTGGTGGGGCAGAGTCGTGAAGACCAGTATGATCTGTGCTGGTGGAGACGGCATTATCTCCAGCTGTTAT GGTGACTCTGGAGGACCCCTGAACTGCAGGAACCCTGATGGTGCATGGGAGGTCCACGGAGTGGTCAGCTTTGGGTCTTCCCTTGGCTGCAATTACTATAAAAAGCCCTCTGTCTTCACCCGCGTCTCCAACTACAACAGCTGGATCAGCACG ACAATCGCATCCAATTAA
- the LOC128469857 gene encoding chymotrypsin-C-like, with protein sequence MFRFVLLAIFLGYAYSCGVPAYQPNLSRVVNGEDVRPNSWPWQISLQYQGTSGWGHTCGGTLIADNWVLTAAHCISSTRTYRVYLGKHNLKNEEEGSIAISPEKIIVHENWNSFLIINDIALIKLSQPVEVSDKIQPACLPAEGAILANDFPCYVTGWGRLYTNGPIADNLQQALLPVVDHATCTQRDWWGSQVKTTMVCAGGDGVVSGCNGDSGGPLNCQAASGSWEVHGIVSFGSGISCNYIKKPTVFTRVSAYNSWISQKIASN encoded by the exons ATGTTCAGGTTTGTGCTGCTCGCGATCTTCCTGGGCTACG CCTACAGCTGCGGTGTCCCCGCTTACCAGCCCAACCTATCCAGGGTGGTCAACGGGGAAGATGTGAGACCAAACAGTTGGCCATGGCAG ATCTCACTCCAGTATCAAGGCACCAGCGGCTGGGGCCACACCTGTGGAGGAACCCTCATTGCTGATAACTGGGTGCTAACTGCCGCTCACTGCATCAG CTCCACCAGAACATATAGAGTTTACCTGGGAAAACACAACCTGAAGAATGAGGAGGAGGGCTCCATCGCTATTTCACCCGAAAAAATCATTGTGCACGAGAACTGGAATTCTTTCCTCATTAT CAATGACATCGCCCTGATTAAGCTTTCACAGCCAGTGGAAGTGAGCGACAAAATCCAGCCAGCCTGCCTGCCCGCCGAGGGAGCCATCTTGGCAAATGACTTCCCCTGCTACGTTACTGGATGGGGACGCCTGTACA CCAATGGACCAATCGCTGATAACCTGCAGCAAGCCCTTCTGCCTGTGGTTGACCATGCTACCTGCACTCAGCGTGACTGGTGGGGATCCCAGGTCAAGACAACCATGGTCTGTGCTGGAGGTGACGGTGTTGTCTCCGGCTGCAAC GGAGATTCCGGCGGTCCTCTGAACTGCCAGGCAGCCAGTGGAAGCTGGGAAGTCCACGGTATTGTGAGTTTCGGCTCCGGTATCAGCTGTAACTACATCAAGAAACCCACCGTTTTCACCCGTGTGTCCGCTTACAATAGCTGGATTAGCCAG aaaatcGCCAGCAACTAA
- the CASP9 gene encoding caspase-9 — MEERHRQALQLNRVRLVKSMQVSELWDQLLEKGIFSDDMIEEIKLAGTRRDQARMLLVELETRGGQAFPLFLQCLKSTGQDELADLLRGQGGGSLYETPPITPIPLSPSKKDFAEKPQVTREAWEKEQNYPMNSDPCGFCLIVNNVEFDEGSGLSKRTGSNVDRDKLEKTLGSFRFEVLVRNNLKGSEIQEELQRLAERDHSKKDCCLVVILSHGCETRHRQFPGGVYGTDGIRVPVERIVSYFNGNNCPGLRGKPKLFFIQACGGDQKDRGFEVDSESLPSSNSQQSLHSDATPVRPEAGDTDETDAVASLPTASDILVSYSTFPGFVSWRDQNRGSWYVETLDMILGEFASKFDLQTLLVMVANEVASKGTYKQIPGYFNFLRKRFFFRTV; from the exons ATGGAGGAGCGGCACCGGCAAGCCCTGCAGCTAAACCGGGTCCGGTTAGTGAAATCCATGCAAGTGTCAGAGCTCTGGGACCAGCTGCTGGAGAAGGGCATCTTCAGCGATGACATGATAGAAGAGATTAAG CTCGCAGGTACCCGGAGGGATCAGGCGCGGATGTTGCTGGTGGAGCTGGAGACGCGCGGGGGTCAGGCCTTCCCTCTCTTCCTGCAATGTCTGAAGAGCACGGGCCAGGACGAGCTCGCAGATCTCCTCCGGGGGCAGGGCGGAGGATCGCTGTACGAGACGCCCCCTATAACGCCGATCCCGTTATCACCTTCCAAGAAAG ATTTCGCTGAAAAACCGCAGGTGACGCGTGAGGCCTGGGAGAAAGAACAG AATTACCCGATGAACTCCGACCCCTGCGGCTTTTGCCTTATCGTCAATAACGTGGAGTTTGACGAGGGCTCCGGGTTGTCCAAGAGAACGGGGTCCAACGTGGATCGCGATAAGCTGGAGAAGACACTCGGCTCGTTCCGCTTTGAGGTCCTCGTGAGGAATAACCTGAAAGGATCG GAGATTCAGGAGGAGCTCCAGAGGTTGGCAGAGCGGGATCACAGCAAGAAGGACTGCTGCCTGGTGGTGATCCTGTCCCACGGATGTGAG ACTCGGCACAGACAGTTCCCCGGGGGTGTTTACGGCACGGATGGGATACGCGTCCCCGTGGAACGTATCGTCAGCTACTTTAATGGCAATAACTGCCCCGGCCTCCGGGGGAAACCGAAGCTCTTCTTCATCCAGGCCTGCGGAGGGG ATCAGAAAGACAGAGGTTTTGAAGTGGACTCAGAAAGTCTCCCCAGCTCCAACTCCCAGCAGTCTCTGCACTCCGACGCGACTCCGGTGCGCCCCGAAGCTGGCGATACGGACGAAACCGACGCCGTGGCGAGTCTTCCTACGGCCAGCGATATCCTGGTGTCTTACTCAACCTTTCCGG GGTTTGTGTCGTGGAGGGATCAGAACAGAGGTTCGTGGTACGTGGAGACGTTAGACATGATCCTGGGAGAGTTCGCCTCGAAGTTTGATCTCCAAACGCTTCTCGTGATG gtTGCAAATGAAGTCGCGAGCAAAGGAACGTACAAGCAGATCCCCGGATACTTTAACTTCCTGAGGAAACGATTTTTCTTCCGAACTGTTTga
- the DNAJC16 gene encoding dnaJ homolog subfamily C member 16, translating into MGHRKLLLLWRFMLLLTLALKILSAADFDPYRILGVSRTASQADIKKAYKKLAREWHPDKNKNPGAEDKFIQVSKAYEILSSEEKRTNFDRYGDAGDNQGYAHQQQHHHFRHFHDSFYFDESFFHFPFNSERRDSSDEKYLLQFSHYINEVVPDSFRKPYLIKITSDWCFSCIHIEPVWKEVVQELEGLGVGIGVVHAGYERRLAHHLGAHSTPSILGVINGKISFFHNAVLRENLRHFVESLLPGNLVDKITDKNYVRFLSSWQQENKPHVLLFDQMPPVPLIYKLTAFAYKDYLSFGYVDLGQRETEQMSSQYNINMYAPTMLVFKEHIHKPADVVQARGMKKQVIDDFISTNKFLLAARLTNQKLFQELCPVRKSHRQRKYCVALLTGEGEKFQKTYESFLSFASANTKDTVRFVHVFKERQKELTNALLGGEDKNPDQSSVAILERRNSAGRIVYKTLAQVWSSSEENKFTLLDFLDQLRRDPSLLSSEATLTDLNDELAPVFFLRWFYTAVDYWSDVWESVLHNNWREMMPLLSLIFSALFILFGTVIVQAFSDSSDERDSVPSEKEEPTDKEKATEANYTKENTRVPKKGFVEVTELTDVNYMSNLVRLRPGHMNVVLILSSSTKASLLQRFAQEVYTFTGSSSLHFSFLNLDKHREWLEYLLEFAQDAAPIAYQYDEHFLERDYTGYVLALNGHKKYFCLFKAQSTLEDEKLSEESELLSPPGDGLRKISLGSGSGHIKKKLNKLSLWMERLLEGSLQRFYIPSWPSLD; encoded by the exons ATGGGCCACAGGAAATTACTCCTCCTCTGGCGCTTTATGCTCCTCCTCACCCTGGCTCTGAAGATTTTGTCGGCCGCCGACTTTGACCCGTACCGGATCCTTGGCGTCAGCCGGACGGCGAGCCAAGCGGACATTAAGAAGGCGTACAAGAAGCTGGCCAGAGAATG GCATCCTGACAAGAACAAAAACCCCGGTGCAGAGGACAAGTTCATCCAAGTCAGCAAAGCCTACGAG ATTCTCTCCAGCGAAGAGAAAAGAACCAACTTTGACCGATACGGCGACGCGGGCGACAACCAGGGCTACGCTCACCAGCAGCAGCACCACCACTTCCGACACTTCCACGACAGCTTCTACTTCGACGAGTCCTTCTTCCACTTCCCCTTCAACTCTGAGCGCCGAGACTCCTCCGACGAAAAGTACCTCTTGCAGTTCTCGCACTACATCAATGAGGTGGTCCCTGACAGCTTCCGCAAGCCCTACCTCATCAAGATCACCTCGGACTGGTGCTTCAGCTGCATTCACATTGAGCCCGTGTGGAAGGAGGTGGTCCAGGAGCTGGAGGGGCTTG GGGTTGGAATCGGGGTGGTTCACGCGGGATACGAGAGACGTCTCGCCCACCATCTCGGGGCGCACAGCACGCCGTCCATCCTAGGCGTCATTAACGGCAAGATCTCGTTTTTTCACAACGCCGTGCTTCGGGAGAACCTCCGGCACTTCGTGGAGAGTCTGCTTCCAGGAAACCTGGTGGACAAG ATAACGGATAAAAATTATGTCAGATTCTTATCCAGCTGGCAACAAGAGAACAAGCCTCACGTCCTCCTGTTTGACCAGATGCCCCCTGTGCCGCTCATCTACAAG TTAACTGCCTTCGCATACAAGGATTACTTGTCCTTCGGCTACGTGGACTTGGGCCAGAGAGAGACGGAGCAGATGAGCAGTCAGTACAATATAAACATGTATGCGCCGACCATGCTGGTCTTCAAAGAGCACATCCATAAACCGGCTGACGTAGTCCAG GCTCGGGGGATGAAGAAACAAGTGATAGATGATTTCATTTCTACCAACAAATTCcttttggcagccaggctgaccaatcagaagctgTTTCAGGAGCTGTGCCCTGTGAGGAAGTCCCACCGCCAGCGCAA GTACTGCGTGGCGCTGCTGACAGGCGAAGGAGAGAAGTTCCAGAAAACCTACGAATCTTTCCTGTCCTTCGCTTCGGCCAACACCAAGGACACGGTCAGATTTGTGCACGTCTTCAAGGAGCGTCAGAAAGAACTGACCAACGCCTTACTGGGAGGAGAGGACAAAAACCCCGACCAGTCCTCC GTGGCAATATTGGAAAGGCGGAACTCGGCTGGTCGAATAGTGTACAAAACGCTGGCGCAGGTCTGGAGCAGCAGCGAAGAAAACAAGTTTACGCTTCTCGACTTCCTGGATCAGTTGCGAAGAGACCCGAGCCTCCTGTCTTCCGAAGCCACCCTGACGGATCTGAACGACGAGCTCGCGCCT GTGTTTTTCCTGCGCTGGTTTTATACCGCGGTGGATTATTGGTCGGACGTGTGGGAGAGCGTTCTCCACAATAACTG GAGAGAGATGATGCCGCTGCTTTCCTTGATATTTTCTGCTCTCTTCATCCTCTTTGGGACGGTAATAGTTCAGgcgttcag CGACTCCAGTGATGAGAGAGATTCAGTTCCTTCCGAGAAAGAGGAGCCGACTGATAAGGAGAAGGCCACTGAAGCCAACTATACCAAGGAAAATACTAG GGTCCCCAAGAAAGGCTTTGTCGAGGTGACAGAATTAACAGACGTGAATTACATGAGTAACCTGGTCAGGCTGCGTCCCGGCCACATGAATGTGGTCCTCATACTGTCCAGCTCCACCAAGGCCAGTCTGCTGCAAAGGTTCGCCCAGGAGGTTTACACGTTCACTGG GAGCAGCTCCCTTCACTTCTCTTTCCTGAATCTGGACAAGCACCGAGAGTGGCTGGAGTACCTGCTGGAGTTTGCCCAGGACGCGGCGCCCATCGCCTACCAGTACGACGAGCACTTCCTAGAAAGGGACTACACCGGCTACGTTCTGGCTTTGAACGGCCACAAGAAATACTTCTGTCTGTTCAAAGCCCAGTCTACGTTGGAAGACGAGAAGCTTTCTGAAGAGTCTGAACTTTTATCCCCGCCTGGGGACGGCCTGAGGAAGATCTCCCTGGGCTCCGGCTCGGgccacattaaaaagaaattaaacaagTTATCGCTATGGATGGAACGCTTGTTAGAAGGATCTTTGCAGAGGTTCTACATACCTTCCTGGCCTTCACTTGACTAA
- the AGMAT gene encoding agmatinase, mitochondrial: protein MAAARNLRRTGAHIYTQLFAPKAMSSGYLAGGQRIRGAMVRALHTSIKRSPPVLGCSMMKAHTPQQRNASGKTFNVPPSAEHVARPAGICTMLKLPYQEAAEGLDAAFIGVPLDTGTSNRPGARFGPRHIRAESSMVRRYNVNTRAAPFNSLMVADIGDVKVNLYNLKDSCRIIKEAYQKIMAARCIPLTLGGDHTITYPILQAVAEKHGPVGLVHVDAHSDTGDQALGEKIYHGTPFRRCVDEGLLDCKRVVQIGIRGSSYSVDSLKFCQDKGFRLVYAEDCWMKSLVPLMSEIRLQMGDKPVYISFDIDGLDPSFAPGTGTPEIAGLTTSQGLEIIRGCMGLNIVGCDLVEVAPMYDLSGNTALTAANLLFEMLCALPGVNTY, encoded by the exons ATGGCCGCTGCAAGAAACCTGCGCAGGACCGGAGCTCACATCTACACCCAACTGTTTGCCCCCAAAGCTATGTCTTCGGGGTATTTAGCTGGCGGACAGCGTATCAGAGGGGCAATGGTCAGAGCCTTGCACACCTCTATAAAGCGATCTCCGCCAGTCTTGGGGTGCAGCATGATGAAAGCTCATACGCCCCAACAGCGCAATGCCTCGGGGAAAACGTTTAACGTACCCCCCAGCGCGGAACACGTCGCCCGGCCCGCCGGGATCTGCACCATGTTGAAGCTGCCCTATCAGGAAGCTGCAGAGGGACTTGATGCTGCGTTTATTGGGGTTCCCCTCGATACGGGCACCTCCAACCGCCCCGGAGCAAG GTTCGGGCCTCGCCACATCCGGGCAGAGTCGTCCATGGTCCGCAGGTACAACGTCAACACCAGGGCCGCGCCGTTCAACTCCCTCATGGTGGCAGATATTGGAGACGTGAAGGTCAACCTGTATAATCTGAAGGACAGCTGCCGAATAATCAAAGAGGCCTATCAGAAGATAATGGCCGCGCGGTGTATACCCCTAACGCTAG GTGGAGACCATACAATCACGTATCCCATCCTTCAAGCTGTCGCCGAGAA ACATGGTCCCGTAGGTTTGGTACATGTGGACGCTCACTCTGACACAGGAGACCAGGCCCTGGGGGAGAAGATCTACCACGGAACACCATTCAGACGGTGCGTGGATGAGGGTCTACTGGACTGTAAACGAGTCGTTCAAATTGGGATTCGAGGTTCCTCCTACAGTGTGGACTCACTGAAATTCTGCCAAGACAAG GGTTTTCGCTTGGTCTACGCCGAGGACTGCTGGATGAAGTCCCTCGTCCCTCTGATGTCGGAGATCAGGCTCCAAATGGGGGATAAACCCGTTTACATCAGTTTTGATATTGATGGACTCGACCCATCTTTTGCTCCGGGAACCGGAACCCCAGAGATTGCCGGTCTCACCACCAgccag ggtttgGAGATAATTCGGGGTTGCATGGGACTGAACATCGTTGGCTGTGACCTCGTTGAAGTGGCTCCTATGTATGATCTCTCTG GTAACACAGCGCTGACAGCAGCCAACCTTCTGTTTGAGATGCTCTGCGCTCTGCCAGGCGTGAATACTTACTGA
- the CDA gene encoding cytidine deaminase: protein MDKNGTCLEDEVAPRSDGVSSLDPQLIQKLLSASHEAKVFAHCPYSKFRVGAALLARNGKIYLGCNIENACYTLGNCAERAAIQNAVSEGCKEFKAIAIASDVDDEFITPCGACRQVMREFGSDWEIFLTKPDGTYVLKTLHQLLPMSFGPENLTTK from the exons ATGGACAAGAACGGCACTTGCTTGGAGGATGAGGTGGCCCCGCGATCCGACGGGGTCTCATCTCTGGATCCTCAACTTATCCAGAAGCTGCTCTCCGCGAGTCACGAAGCCAAGGTGTTTGCCCACTGTCCGTACAGCAAATTCCGGGTCGGAGCCGCGCTGCTGGCACGCAACGGGAAGATCTACCTGG GCTGTAATATAGAAAACGCGTGCTACACGTTGGGGAACTGTGCGGAACGCGCCGCCATCCAGAACGCTGTGTCCGAGGGGTGCAAGGAGTTCAAAGCCATCGCCATCGCAAG TGACGTAGACGATGAATTTATTACTCCATGCGGAGCCTGCCGGCAGGTGATGAGGGAG TTCGGGTCGGACTGGGAAATTTTCCTGACCAAGCCAGACGGGACGTACGTTCTGAAAACCCTCCACCAGCTGCTGCCGATGTCATTCGGACCGGAGAATTTAACCACCAAATGA